The proteins below come from a single Lactobacillus johnsonii genomic window:
- a CDS encoding LysR family transcriptional regulator → MELRVLRYFLAVCEAKNISKAAEALHISQPSLSRQLKNLEAELGVTLFYRGHQEITLTQEGYYLQEHAEEIISLTNKTQQNLKRSQIISGELYIGAGESIATKRVMDIIHQILQNYPQVKIHFFNGNSSMIESKLERGLLDFGITMGQYDTTQNFNSLTLPEINEYGVIVSKNHPLADHSCVTAEDLQNYPVIMSKHTADSDNFRDWYTEPQKLNIVATFNLPDNLQYLVDKGPYCLLIYKDLLPLDKSNLCFLPLEPKIIDHNRLIWSSRNQLSNVASLFLKLIRDSIKSKN, encoded by the coding sequence ATGGAATTAAGAGTTTTAAGATATTTTCTTGCGGTTTGTGAAGCAAAAAATATATCAAAGGCAGCTGAAGCTCTTCATATTAGTCAACCATCGCTTTCACGCCAATTGAAAAATTTAGAGGCTGAACTTGGCGTAACTTTGTTTTATCGTGGACATCAGGAAATTACTCTTACTCAAGAAGGATATTATCTTCAGGAACATGCAGAAGAAATAATTTCTTTGACCAATAAAACACAACAAAATCTAAAACGCTCTCAAATTATATCTGGTGAATTATACATCGGAGCAGGAGAAAGTATTGCAACTAAACGTGTAATGGATATTATCCATCAAATTTTACAGAACTATCCTCAAGTGAAGATTCACTTCTTTAATGGAAATTCATCCATGATTGAAAGCAAGCTTGAGCGCGGACTATTAGACTTTGGAATTACAATGGGCCAATATGATACTACTCAAAATTTTAATAGTCTGACCCTTCCTGAAATTAATGAATATGGTGTGATTGTAAGTAAAAATCACCCATTAGCTGATCATTCCTGTGTTACTGCCGAAGATTTACAAAATTATCCTGTCATTATGTCAAAACATACGGCTGATTCTGATAACTTTAGAGATTGGTATACTGAGCCACAAAAGTTAAATATCGTGGCTACATTTAACTTACCTGATAATTTGCAGTATCTCGTAGACAAGGGACCTTATTGCCTATTGATATATAAAGATTTGCTTCCTTTAGATAAGAGTAATTTATGCTTTTTACCACTTGAGCCTAAAATTATTGACCATAATCGTTTGATTTGGAGTTCAAGAAATCAACTATCAAATGTTGCAAGTCTATTTCTTAAACTGATACGAGATTCTATAAAAAGCAAAAATTAA
- a CDS encoding DegV family protein, with the protein MKIALITDSTSDISPEEAKANDITVVPIPVIIGDKQYMDGVDITAEKLFELERDGAPFPKTSQPSPGTMLELCQKLKNEGYEAIIAIPLTSGISGFYNSLVTLAHNHPEFNLYPYDPAMTVRSMGNLVLAAAKMIKNGWEPKEILSKLDEIRDTIDVLFVVDDLNNLVRGGRLSNASAFIGTMLQIKPLLTFKKDDYQIVSFDKVRSMKRAVKKAENITIERINNSPIKDKLSLAVYNSNDLEQATKVKNDFQAAFPNMTIKMFNFSSVIATYLGEKSLGITWMADIDKMDFSKK; encoded by the coding sequence GTGAAGATAGCACTCATTACAGATAGTACTAGTGATATAAGCCCAGAAGAAGCCAAGGCCAATGATATTACAGTAGTACCTATTCCGGTTATTATTGGAGATAAGCAATACATGGATGGGGTAGATATTACTGCAGAGAAGCTTTTTGAGCTAGAACGCGATGGAGCACCTTTTCCTAAGACTTCGCAGCCTAGTCCGGGTACTATGCTTGAATTATGCCAAAAATTGAAAAATGAAGGTTATGAAGCTATTATTGCTATTCCCTTAACATCTGGTATTTCTGGCTTTTATAACAGTTTAGTTACTTTAGCTCATAATCATCCTGAATTTAATCTTTATCCTTATGATCCAGCAATGACCGTTCGTTCAATGGGAAATCTAGTGCTAGCAGCTGCTAAAATGATTAAAAATGGTTGGGAACCTAAAGAAATTCTATCTAAGTTAGACGAAATTAGAGATACAATTGATGTTCTTTTCGTTGTAGATGATTTAAATAACTTAGTGCGCGGCGGCCGTTTGAGTAATGCGAGTGCTTTTATTGGTACCATGCTTCAAATTAAGCCACTTTTAACATTTAAAAAGGATGATTATCAAATCGTAAGTTTTGATAAAGTTCGTTCCATGAAGAGAGCTGTTAAGAAGGCTGAAAATATCACTATTGAGCGAATTAATAATTCGCCTATTAAGGATAAATTGTCATTAGCAGTTTATAATTCTAATGATTTAGAGCAGGCTACTAAGGTTAAAAATGATTTTCAAGCTGCTTTCCCTAATATGACCATTAAAATGTTCAATTTTAGTTCCGTAATTGCTACCTATTTAGGAGAAAAATCTCTTGGTATTACTTGGATGGCAGACATAGATAAAATGGACTTTAGTAAAAAATAA